CGATACGCCTGGCCTCATCATGACGAGGTCAAGGTCATGGAGCAGCTCCGCATCCACCACTTCGGGAATGACCGTTCCTGGTAATTTTGGGACCGCGACGCATAGCTGAGTTCGCGTTAGCTCGAGGAACAGGCACTGATCTCGGTAGAGCTCGGACATGTAGAGCCCCTCCATCACGTCATACGATACGCCGAGTCCACGCAGGTAATTGCCCGGCTCGATTCCCGCGCTTTCAAGCGAGGTGATATCGATGCGGGTGCCTGGCGCGCTTTCGATCATATGCGACCAAATTCCCGGAAGCAGGCGGCACTTCATGAGTAATGAAGTTGCCACGCGTATAGGTCCCTCGCCCTTCTGAATCGTCCGTGCGCGAGCAACTGCCTCATCGCAGTGACGCACGATCTCTATGGCATCCCGATAAAGCGATTCGCCCGCTTCGGTCAGTTTGACGCCGCAGGGTCCACGCTCGAACAAAGTGACGCCAAGACGCTGCTCGAGAAGATCAATCTGCTGAATGAGAGAAGACGGCGCGATATAGAGTGCGCGGGCAGCTTTGCTGAAACTTCCCGCATTCGCCGTTTCGATGAAGGACTCGATGTGGCGCGAGTACACAGTCACTCCTTTGTATCAGGTTTGAACCTTATACAGCTATAGAGAAAAGCGCGATTAAAAGGAGATTATAGCAACTACTATAAGGTCGTGTACGAAAGTGGAGGGGGACATAATGGATGTGAACGCGCTCAAGCGTAAGAGGTACGTGTATCTATTTGCATCGGCAGCTTCGTTTCTGGTGTTAGGCCTGGTCTACGCCTGGTCGCTTTTCGCGACTCCTCTTGCCACTATCTACGGATGGGAGATGAGCGCGGTAAAGGTGACCTTCACCATCTGCATGATGGCGTTTTGCGTGGGTGGCCTCATTGGCGTGCGAGTGCTCAGGCGTCTCGGCGTGCGCGGCGCCATACTGATGGCAGCCACGCTTCTCGTCTGCGGTTTTGCGGGAACGGCGATTCTGGCCCAATACGGCATATGGGCCTTGTACGTATGCTATGGCGTATGCATTGGGTGCGGCACGGGTCTGGGCTACAACGTCACCATCGCCACGGTAACATTGTGGTTTCCCGATAGGACCGGCTTTGCCTCCGGTGTCATGTTCATGGGCTTTGGCCTGGGCTCTCTTACCCTGGGAACGCTTACGCGCGCCATCATCGGGACGGCGGGCATACCCGTCGCGCTCGGCGTCGTCGCGGCCACGGCCTGCATCGTCTTCGTGTTCCTGGCTTGCTTCTTGAAGCGCGCTCCCGAAAACATCAGCGAACTCTTGGGCGTCGGCACGCAAAAGGAAGACCTGGCCAAGGAGGAGCTCTCATCCGATGCCGAATTCGTGACGGATGCCAAGTCCGCCTCAGATGCCGAGGCAGATCAGCGCAGAATCTTCCGTGACCCCGCGTTTTACGGCTACTACCTATGGGCGATCATCATCCTTGGCGCAGGGCTCGTCGTCATCGGCACGTCCATGCAGGGAGCCTTGGAGTTGAACGTGGACGCGACCTTCGCTGCGACGCTTGTGGGCATCATTCCCATCGTGAACGGATTATCAGGTCTTTCCATGGGCGTCGTTTACGACAAGAAGGGCTTGCAGTTTTCCATGATATTGGTCGCAACGATTGCCTTCGCAGCCTGCACGGTTCTCGCCTGCGCCTTCTTCTTCGGCCTGGGATGGCTCTATGTCATCGGCTGCCTGATGATGGTTGTGGGCTATGGTAGCGTAGCGCCCCAGGCCACTGCGTTTGCCCGCGAGCGTTATGGTCAGAAGCGCTTTCCGCACCACCTTGCCATCGTGAATACCGACATCGCCGGTGGCTCGGCCTTTCAACAGGCCGTGATGAGCGCATGCGGCGGTGTGAGCCTGTTCGTCTACACGACCATGGCCGTCTTTGGCGCCGTGGCCTTCGTGACGAGCCTTGCCTTCGCCCGTATCACGAGGCCGAACAAGGGATAGGGAAGGGTGCGACAGCGCCCTCGCATCCAGAGCACGACCCTATTTTCGAAAGCGCTCTTCGCAAAAGATGCATGACAATTCCTTGCGTCCTTCCGCCCATTGCTCTATCATTCCATCTCGCATTTGTAGTTTTACCCGCTACCAAAGACAGCCGGTGTCCCATCCGGGACTTAAGGGAAGGCAAGCCTTCCGCCCGCCGAGGTGGTCGAACATGAATGATGCTTCAGGCATGCACTCTCGTCGGCCTCCGCTGTCACGCAGCGGGGGCCGATTTGTATGAAGGGAGGTGCGCATGCCTACACAGCAAAAAGTCGAGCAAGTTGAGAAGCTTACCGAGCTTTTCAAGAACAGCGAGGGTTGCTGGTTCGTCGATGCTCGTGGTCTTACCGTCAAGGAGTCCCAGGAGCTTCGCCGCAACATTCGCGAGGGTGCCGGTCAGATGCACGTCTTCAAGAACAACCTCGCCGCTATCGCACTCAAGAACCTCGACCTTCCCGAAATCCCCGAGATTTTGGCTGGCCCCACGGCCTTCGTGTTCTGCGATGGTGACGTGGCCGCTCCGGCCAAGGCTCTCAAGGACTTCGCCAAGGATCATGAGGCTCTGGAGAT
This window of the Coriobacteriaceae bacterium genome carries:
- a CDS encoding MFS transporter, with product MDVNALKRKRYVYLFASAASFLVLGLVYAWSLFATPLATIYGWEMSAVKVTFTICMMAFCVGGLIGVRVLRRLGVRGAILMAATLLVCGFAGTAILAQYGIWALYVCYGVCIGCGTGLGYNVTIATVTLWFPDRTGFASGVMFMGFGLGSLTLGTLTRAIIGTAGIPVALGVVAATACIVFVFLACFLKRAPENISELLGVGTQKEDLAKEELSSDAEFVTDAKSASDAEADQRRIFRDPAFYGYYLWAIIILGAGLVVIGTSMQGALELNVDATFAATLVGIIPIVNGLSGLSMGVVYDKKGLQFSMILVATIAFAACTVLACAFFFGLGWLYVIGCLMMVVGYGSVAPQATAFARERYGQKRFPHHLAIVNTDIAGGSAFQQAVMSACGGVSLFVYTTMAVFGAVAFVTSLAFARITRPNKG
- the rplJ gene encoding 50S ribosomal protein L10, with product MPTQQKVEQVEKLTELFKNSEGCWFVDARGLTVKESQELRRNIREGAGQMHVFKNNLAAIALKNLDLPEIPEILAGPTAFVFCDGDVAAPAKALKDFAKDHEALEIKGGIVDGKVYSVEEALKVADLPSKEQLVAMLLSTMLAPVTGLARVCAAPAEGLARTIQAIADQKAA
- a CDS encoding LysR family transcriptional regulator translates to MYSRHIESFIETANAGSFSKAARALYIAPSSLIQQIDLLEQRLGVTLFERGPCGVKLTEAGESLYRDAIEIVRHCDEAVARARTIQKGEGPIRVATSLLMKCRLLPGIWSHMIESAPGTRIDITSLESAGIEPGNYLRGLGVSYDVMEGLYMSELYRDQCLFLELTRTQLCVAVPKLPGTVIPEVVDAELLHDLDLVMMRPGVSADYDAARSYLVGLGANRITDVPFYTMELFADCELNNRAIVTTEIWEDIHPNLVCISLAEPHCMPYGLVFPKRPGAQVMKLYRTARRIYQQ